The following proteins are co-located in the Vidua macroura isolate BioBank_ID:100142 chromosome 1, ASM2450914v1, whole genome shotgun sequence genome:
- the LOC128819177 gene encoding feather beta keratin-like — MACNTLCRPCGPTPLANSCNEPCALQCQDSRVVIQPSPVLVTLPGPIMTSFPQNTAVGSTSSAAVGTELSVQGQPISGGFGGFGYGLGYGRGFGYGCGYGLGGLGCYGRRGYGYNC, encoded by the coding sequence ATGGCCTGCAACACCCTCTGCCGACCCTGCGGACCCACCccgctggccaacagctgcaacgagccctgtgccctgcaatgCCAGGATTCCCGCGTCGTTATCCAGCCTTCTCCCGTGCTGgtcaccctgccaggacccatcatgacctccttcccccagaacacCGCCGTCGGATCCACCTCCTCAGCTGCCGTGGGCACTGAGCtcagtgtgcagggacagcccatCTCTGGTGGATTTGGTGGCTTTGGCTATGGCCTTGGCTATGGCCGTGGATTTGGCTATGGCTGTGGCTATGGGCTGGGAGGCCTGGGCTGCTATGGCAGAAGGGGCTATGGCTACAACTGCTAA
- the LOC128819072 gene encoding feather beta keratin-like, with protein sequence MPQGHGTRLSHPSRTSIKVGPEPLSLTHFSSTLSYLIPSLPGTLHPTAMACNNLCQPCRPTPLANSCNEPCALQCQDSHVIINPSPVLVTLPGPIMTSFPQNTAVGSTSSAAVGTELSVQGQPISGGFGGFGYGLGYGRGFGYGLGGLGCYGRRGYGYNC encoded by the exons aTGCCCCAAGGCCATGGGACAAGACTGTCCCACCCCTCCAGGACCAGCATAAAAGTCGGCCCAGAGCCTCTCTCCCTCACACACTTCTCCT CAACCCTGTCCTATCTCATCCCTTCTCTTCCAGGAACCCTCCACCCCACAGCCATGGCCTGCAACAACCTCTGCCAACCCTGCAGACCCACCccgctggccaacagctgcaacgagccctgtgccctgcagtgccaggattCCCACGTCATCATCaacccttcccctgtgctggtcaccctgccaggacccatcatgacctccttcccccagaacacCGCCGTCGGATCCACCTCCTCAGCTGCCGTGGGCACTGAGCtcagtgtgcagggacagcccatCTCTGGTGGATTTGGTGGCTTTGGCTATGGCCTTGGCTACGGCCGTGGATTTGGCTATGGGCTGGGAGGCCTGGGCTGCTATGGCAGAAGGGGCTATGGCTACAACTGCTAA
- the LOC128819236 gene encoding feather beta keratin-like gives MACNTLCRPCGPTPLANSCNEPCALQCQDSHVIINPSPVLVTLPGSIMTSFPQNTAVGSTSSAAVGTELSVQGQPISGGFGGFGYGLGYGHGFDYGLRGLGCYGRRGYGYNC, from the exons ATGGCCTGCAACACCCTCTGCCGACCCTGCGGACCCACCccgctggccaacagctgcaacgagccctgtgccctgcaatgCCAGGATTCCCACGTCATCATCaacccttcccctgtgctggtcaCCCTGCCAGGATCCATCATgacctccttcccccagaacacCGCCGTCGGATCCACCTCCTCGGCTGCCGTGGGCACTGAACtcagtgtgcagggacagcccat CTCTGGTGGATTTGGTGGCTTTGGCTACGGCCTTGGCTATGGCCATGGATTTGACTATGGGCTGAGAGGCCTGGGCTGCTATGGCAGAAGGGGCTATGGCTACAACTGCTAA
- the LOC128819208 gene encoding feather beta keratin-like — MACNNLCRPCGPTPLANSCNEPCALQCQDSRVVIDPSPVLVTLPGPIMTSFPQNTAVGSTSSAAVGTELSVQGQPISGGFGGFGGYGLGYGRGFGYGLGGLGCYGRRGYGYNC; from the coding sequence ATGGCCTGCAACAACCTCTGCCGACCCTGCGGACCCACCCCActggccaacagctgcaacgagccctgtgccctgcagtgccaggattCCCGCGTCGTCATCgacccttcccctgtgctggtcaccctgccaggacccatcatgacctccttcccccagaacacCGCCGTCGGATCCACCTCCTCGGCTGCCGTGGGCACTGAGCtcagtgtgcagggacagcccatCTCTGGTGGATTTGGTGGCTTCGGTGGCTACGGCCTTGGCTACGGCCGTGGATTTGGCTATGGGCTGGGAGGCCTGGGCTGCTATGGCAGAAGGGGCTATGGCTACAACTGCTAA
- the LOC128819083 gene encoding feather beta keratin-like yields MPQGHETRQSRPSRTSIKASPEPLSLTHFSTLLLLLLTGTLHTTAMACNTLCRPCGPTPLANSCNEPCALQCQDSRVIIDPSPVLVTLPGPIMTSFPQNTAVGSTSSAAVGTELSVQGQPISGGFGGFGYGLGYGRGFGYGLGGLGCYGRRGYGYNC; encoded by the exons atgccccaaggCCATGAGACAAGGCAGTCCCGCCCCTCCAGGACCAGCATAAAAGCCAGCCCAGAGCCTCTCTCCCTCACACACTTCTCCACactccttctgctcctgctgacaG GGACCCTCCACACCACAGCCATGGCCTGCAACACCCTCTGCCGACCCTGCGGACCCACTccgctggccaacagctgcaacgagccctgtgccctgcaatgCCAGGATTCCCGCGTCATCATCgacccttcccctgtgctggtcaccctgccaggacccatcatgacctccttcccccagaacacCGCCGTCGGATCCACCTCCTCGGCTGCCGTGGGCACTGAGCtcagtgtgcagggacagcccatCTCTGGTGGATTTGGTGGCTTTGGCTATGGCCTTGGCTACGGCCGTGGATTTGGCTATGGGCTGGGAGGCCTGGGCTGCTATGGCAGAAGGGGCTATGGCTACAACTGCTAA
- the LOC128819188 gene encoding feather beta keratin-like, whose protein sequence is MACNTLCRPCGPTPLANSCNEPCALQCQDSRVIIDPSPVLVTLPGPIMTSFPQNTAVGSTSSAAVGTELSVQGQPISGGFGGFGYGLGYGRGFGYGCGYGLGGLGCYGRRGYGYNC, encoded by the coding sequence ATGGCCTGCAACACCCTCTGCCGACCCTGCGGACCCACCccgctggccaacagctgcaacgagccctgtgccctgcaatgCCAGGATTCCCGCGTCATCATCgacccttcccctgtgctggtcaccctgccaggacccatcatgacctccttcccccagaacacCGCCGTCGGATCCACCTCCTCGGCTGCCGTGGGCACTGAGCtcagtgtgcagggacagcccatCTCTGGTGGATTTGGTGGCTTTGGCTATGGCCTTGGCTACGGCCGTGGATTTGGCTATGGCTGTGGCTATGGGCTGGGAGGCCTGGGCTGCTATGGCAGAAGGGGCTATGGCTACAACTGCTAA
- the LOC128819220 gene encoding feather beta keratin-like, giving the protein MACNTLCRPCGPTPLANSCNEPCALQCQDSRVIIDPSPVLVTLPGPIMTSFPQNTAVGSTSSAAVGTELSVQGQPISGGFGGFGYGLGYGRGFGYGLGGLGCYGRRGYGYNC; this is encoded by the coding sequence ATGGCCTGCAACACCCTCTGCCGACCCTGTGGACCCACCccgctggccaacagctgcaacgagccctgtgccctgcaatgCCAGGATTCCCGCGTCATCATCgacccttcccctgtgctggtcaccctgccaggacccatcatgacctccttcccccagaacacCGCCGTCGGATCCACCTCCTCGGCTGCCGTGGGCACTGAGCtcagtgtgcagggacagcccatCTCTGGTGGATTTGGTGGCTTTGGCTACGGCCTTGGCTACGGCCGTGGATTTGGCTATGGGCTGGGAGGCCTGGGCTGCTATGGCAGAAGGGGCTATGGCTACAATTGCTAG
- the LOC128819312 gene encoding feather beta keratin-like: MACNTLCRPCGPTPLANSCNEPCALQCQDSRVVIQPSPVLVTLPGPIMTSFPQNTAVGSTSSAAVGTELSVQGQPISGGFGGFGGYGLGYGRGFGYGCGYGLGGLGCYGRRGYGYNC, encoded by the coding sequence ATGGCCTGCAACACCCTCTGCCGACCCTGCGGACCCACCCCActggccaacagctgcaacgagccctgtgccctgcaatgCCAGGATTCCCGCGTCGTTATCCAGCCTTCTCCCGTGCTGgtcaccctgccaggacccatcatgacctccttcccccagaacacCGCCGTCGGATCCACCTCCTCGGCTGCCGTGGGCACTGAGCtcagtgtgcagggacagcccatCTCTGGTGGATTTGGTGGATTTGGTGGCTACGGCCTCGGCTACGGCCGTGGATTTGGCTATGGCTGTGGCTATGGGCTGGGAGGCCTGGGCTGCTATGGCAGAAGGGGCTATGGCTACAACTGCTAA
- the LOC128810349 gene encoding LOW QUALITY PROTEIN: feather keratin B-4-like (The sequence of the model RefSeq protein was modified relative to this genomic sequence to represent the inferred CDS: inserted 1 base in 1 codon), giving the protein KLPQGHGTRQSXPLHNQHKSQPRASLHHTLLLTPSPPAPANNQVSPMACNTLCQPCGPTPLANSCNEPCALQCQDSRVVIQPSPVLVTLPGPIMTSFPQNTAVGSTSSAAVGTELSVQGQPISGGFGGFGGYGLGYGRGFGYGLGGLGCYGRRGYGYNC; this is encoded by the exons AAACTGCCCCAAGGCCATGGGACAAGGCAGT CGCCCCTCCACAACCAGCATAAAAGCCAACCCAGAGCCTCTCTCCATCACACACTTCTCCTGAcgccttctcctcctgctcctgccaacAACCAGGTGAGCC CCATGGCCTGCAACACCCTCTGCCAACCCTGCGGACCCACCccgctggccaacagctgcaacgagccctgtgccctgcaatgCCAGGATTCCCGCGTCGTTATCCagccttcccctgtgctggtcaccctgccaggacccatcatgacctccttcccccagaacacCGCCGTCGGATCCACCTCCTCGGCTGCCGTGGGCACTGAACtcagtgtgcagggacagcccatCTCTGGTGGATTTGGTGGCTTCGGTGGCTACGGCCTTGGCTATGGCCGTGGATTTGGCTATGGGCTGGGAGGCCTGGGCTGCTATGGCAGAAGGGGCTATGGCTACAACTGCTAA